Proteins encoded together in one Carya illinoinensis cultivar Pawnee chromosome 3, C.illinoinensisPawnee_v1, whole genome shotgun sequence window:
- the LOC122303489 gene encoding cellulose synthase A catalytic subunit 2 [UDP-forming]-like, whose amino-acid sequence MDTRGRLIAGSHNRNEFILINADENERIRSVREFSGQICQICGDEVEITVDGEHFVACNECAFPVCRPCYEYERREGNQACPQCKTRYKRIKGSARVEGDEEEDGIDDLDNEFDYGNLNSIGSQEVSEAMFSARLNTGRGYHSNASGIPTHLEYETSPLSSDIPLLTYGEEDSEISADQHALIVPPFMGHGNRIHSVPFTEPSVPLQPRPMVPKKDLAVYGYGSVAWKDRMEDWKKRQNDKLQVVEHQGVNDGGNFGRNELDDDPDLPMMDEGRQPLSRKLPIASSKINPYRMIIILRLVILGLFFHYRLLHPVNDAYGLWLTSVICEIWFAVSWILDQFPKWYPIERETYLDRLSLRYEKEGKPSELASVDVFVSTVDPMKEPPLITANTVLSILAVDYPVDKVACYVSDDGAAMLTFEALSETSEFARKWVPFCKKFNIEPRAPEWYFSQKMDYLKNKVHPAFVRERRAMKREYEEFKVKINALVATAQKVPEDGWTMQDGTPWPGNNVRDHPGMIQVFLGHSDVCDVEGNELPRLIYVSREKRPGFEHHKKAGAMNALVRVSAVISNAPYLLNVDCDHYINNSKALREAMCFMMDPTSGKKVCYVQFPQRFDGIDHHDRYSNRNVVFFDINMKGLDGLQGPIYVGTGCVFRRQALYGFDAPAKKKPPSKTCNCLPKWCCLCCGFRKNKNVKTKEKKKKPKHREASKQIHALENIEGMNESSPEKSSIVSQMKLEKKFGQSPVFIASTLLENGGVPQNVSPASLLKEAIQVISCGFEDKSEWGKEVGWIYGSVTEDILTGFKMHCHGWRSVYCIPKRPAFKGSAPINLSDRLHQVLRWALGSVEIFLSRHCPIWYGYGGGLKWLERFSYINSVVYPWTSIPLIVYCTLPAICLLTGKFIVPAISNYASLVFMALFISIAATGILEMRWGGVGIDDWWRNEQFWVIGGVSSHLFALIQGLLKVLAGVSTNFTVTSKAADDGEFSELYIFKWTSLLIPPTTLLIINIVGVVVGISDAINNGYDSWGPLFGRLFFALWVILHLYPFLKGLLGKQDRMPTIVLVWSILLASILTLMWVRINPFVSRDGPVLEVCGLNCDD is encoded by the exons ATGGACACGAGGGGTCGGCTCATTGCTGGTTCTCATAATCGAAATGAGTTCATTCTGATCAATGCAGACGAGAATGAAAGG ATTAGGTCTGTAAGAGAATTTAGTGGACAAATATGTCAGATTTGTGGGGATGAGGTGGAGATTACAGTAGACGGAGAGCACTTTGTTGCCTGCAACGAGTGTGCTTTCCCTGTGTGCAGGCCTTGCTATGAATATGAGAGAAGAGAGGGCAATCAGGCTTGTCCTCAGTGTAAAACCAGGTACAAGCGCATCAAAG GCAGTGCTAGGGTTGAAGGTGACGAGGAAGAAGATGGCATTGATGATTTGGACAATGAGTTTGATTATGGAAACCTCAACAGTATTGGTTCACAAGAAGTTTCAGAAGCAATGTTCTCTGCACGCCTTAACACTGGCCGTGGATATCACTCTAATGCATCTGGAATACCTACACACTTAGAATATGAGACCTCTCCCCTTAGTTCTGATATCCCTCTATTGACCTATGGTGAAGAG GATTCTGAGATTTCTGCTGATCAGCATGCTCTTATTGTACCCCCATTCATGGGTCATGGAAACAGAATCCATTCAGTGCCTTTTACTGAACCATCTGTACCAT TGCAACCCAGACCAATGGTTCCTAAAAAAGATCTTGCAGTATATGGGTATGGGAGTGTGGCTTGGAAGGATCGAATGGAGGACTGGAAGAAAAGGCAGAATGATAAACTTCAGGTTGTAGAGCACCAAGGAGTCAATGATGGTGGAAATTTTGGTCGAAATGAACTAGATGATGATCCTGACTTGCCCAT GATGGATGAAGGCAGGCAGCCCCTTTCGAGGAAGTTACCCATCGCTTCAAGCAAGATAAACCCATACAGAATGATTATAATACTACGCCTTGTAATCCTTggcttattttttcattatagacTTCTTCATCCAGTTAATGATGCATATGGCTTGTGGCTGACATCAGTTATCTGTGAAATATGGTTTGCTGTATCATGGATTCTGGATCAGTTCCCAAAGTGGTACCCTATAGAACGAGAAACATACCTTGACAGGCTATCATTGAG GTATGAAAAAGAAGGGAAGCCATCTGAGTTGGCCAGTGTAGACGTCTTTGTGAGTACAGTTGATCCTATGAAAGAGCCTCCTTTAATTACTGCAAACACGGTTCTTTCCATTCTTGCGGTTGATTATCCAGTAGATAAGGTTGCTTGCTATGTCTCGGATGATGGTGCTGCAATGCTTACTTTTGAAGCGCTTTCTGAGACATCTGAATTTGCAAGGAAATGGGTTCCTTtctgtaaaaaatttaatattgaaCCAAGAGCCCCGGAGTGGTATTTTTCACAGAAGATGGACTATCTGAAGAATAAAGTTCATCCAGCATTTGTCAGAGAAAGGCGTGCAATGAAG AGAGAATATGAAGagtttaaagttaaaataaatgcATTGGTAGCCACAGCACAAAAGGTTCCTGAGGATGGCTGGACGATGCAGGATGGGACTCCATGGCCTGGAAACAATGTACGGGACCATCCTGGCATGATTCAG GTGTTCCTCGGCCATAGTGATGTTTGTGATGTGGAAGGAAACGAGTTACCTCGTCTGATTTATGTTTCCCGTGAAAAGAGACCTGGGTTTGAACACCACAAAAAGGCTGGGGCCATGAATGCTCTG GTACGGGTCTCAGCAGTTATCTCAAACGCTCCTTATCTTCTGAACGTGGACTGTGATCATTATATTAACAATAGCAAGGCACTTAGAGAAGCCATGTGTTTCATGATGGACCCCACATCGGGAAAGAAGGTTTGCTATGTGCAGTTTCCTCAAAGATTTGATGGGATTGATCATCATGATAGATACTCAAACCGGAATGTTGTATTCTTTGAT ATCAACATGAAAGGCTTAGATGGTTTACAAGGACCCATATATGTTGGGACTGGATGTGTTTTCAGAAGGCAAGCACTTTATGGATTTGATGCACCTGCCAAGAAGAAGCCCCCTAGCAAAACCTGCAACTGTTTGCCAAAATGGTGCTGCCTATGTTGTGGCTTTAGAAAGAACAAGAATGTGAagacaaaggagaaaaagaagaaacctaAGCACAGGGAAGCATCAAAGCAGATACATGCACTTGAAAATATTGAGGGAATGAATG AATCAAGtcctgaaaagtcatccattgTGTCGCAAATGAAATTGGAGAAGAAGTTTGGGCAGTCTCCAGTTTTTATAGCCTCCACGCTTCTGGAAAATGGTGGAGTTCCTCAGAATGTCAGTCCTGCATCACTCTTGAAAGAAGCCATCCAAGTCATCAGCTGTGGATTTGAGGATAAATCAGAATGGGGAAAGGAG GTTGGCTGGATATATGGTTCTGTAACTGAGGATATCCTGACTGGATTTAAGATGCACTGCCATGGCTGGCGGTCTGTGTACTGCATACCCAAGAGGCCAGCATTCAAGGGATCAGCTCCTATCAACCTCTCAGATCGTTTACACCAGGTTCTTCGGTGGGCCCTTGGATCCGTGGAAATTTTCTTAAGCAGACATTGTCCAATCTGGTATGGCTATGGTGGCGGGTTGAAATGGTTGGAACGATTTTCATACATAAACTCTGTTGTTTATCCTTGGACATCCATTCCCTTGATTGTTTACTGTACTCTACCAGCCATCTGTCTTCTCACTGGGAAATTCATCGTTCCTGCG ATAAGCAACTACGCAAGCTTAGTATTCATGGCTCTCTTCATATCTATAGCTGCAACTGGAATTCTCGAGATGCGGTGGGGTGGCGTTGGGATAGATGACTGGTGGAGAAATGAGCAGTTCTGGGTTATTGGGGGTGTTTCATCACATCTTTTTGCCCTCATCCAGGGTCTACTCAAGGTGTTGGCCGGTGTCAGCACAAACTTCACAGTTACCTCAAAAGCAGCAGATGATGGAGAATTTTCAGAACTCTACATCTTCAAGTGGACATCATTGTTAATCCCGCCCACAACTTTGTTGATTATAAATATAGTTGGGGTGGTGGTTGGGATCTCGGATGCCATCAATAATGGGTACGATTCTTGGGGTCCACTTTTTGGTAGGCTATTTTTTGCCTTATGGGTCATTCTCCACCTCTACCCCTTCCTCAAGGGATTACTCGGGAAACAAGATCGGATGCCAACCATTGTTTTGGTCTGGTCTATTCTACTGGCCTCAATCTTAACTCTTATGTGGGTTCGAATCAATCCATTTGTGTCAAGAGATGGTCCTGTTTTAGAAGTTTGTGGGTTGAATTGTGATGACTAG
- the LOC122303487 gene encoding WD repeat domain-containing protein 83, which yields MSASDVLPRKEANVLRGHEGAVLAARFNSDGNYCLSCGKDRTIRLWNPHRGIHIKTYKSHGREVRDVHVTPDNSKLCSCGGDRQIFYWDVSTGRVIRKFRGHDGEVNAVKFNEYSSVVVSAGYDRSLRAWDCRSHSNEPIQIIDTFLDSVMSVCLTKTEIIGGSVDGTVRTFDMRIGRELSDNLGQPVNCIAMSNDGNCILASCLDSTLRLLDRSTGELLQEYKGHTCKSYKLDCCLTNTDAHITGGSEDGFIYFWDLVDASVVSSFQAHSSVVTSVSYHPKDNCMITASVDGTIRVWKT from the exons ATGAGCGCGAGTGATGTTTTGCCAAGGAAGGAGGCAAACGTGCTGAGGGGGCACGAGGGTGCAGTTTTAGCGGCCAGGTTCAACAGCGACGGCAACTACTGCCTCAGTTGCGGCAAAGACCGCACCATTCGCCTCTGGAACCCCCACCGTGGCATCCACATCAAGACCTACAAATCCCACGGCCGGGAAGTCCGCGACGTCCATGTCACTCC GGACAACTCAAAGCTTTGTTCTTGTGGTGGTGACCGACAAATCTTTTATTGGGATGTATCAACAGGTCGAGTAATTCGAAAATTTCGTGGCCATGATGGAGAG GTCAATGCTGTAAAGTTCAATGAGTATTCTTCTGTCGTAGTCTCAGCAGGGTATGATCGATCATTGCGTGCTTGGGACTGTAGATCGCACAGCAACGAGCCAATTCAG ATTATTGACACATTTTTAGACAGTGTAATGTCTGTTTGTTTAacaaaaactgaaattattGGAGGAAGTGTTGATGGGACTGTTCGAACATTTGACATGCGCATTGGTAG AGAATTATCAGACAACTTGGGTCAACCAGTCAACTGTATTGCAATGTCAAATGATGGTAACTGCATATTAGCCAGTTGCTTAGATTCTACTTTACGTCTTCTGGACAG ATCTACTGGTGAACTCTTGCAAGAATATAAAGGCCATACTTGTAAG TCCTACAAACTGGATTGCTGCCTTACCAACACTGATGCCCATATAACTGGTGGATCTGAGGATGGCTTCATTTATTTCTGGGATCTGGTGGATGCATCAGTGGTTTCAAGTTTCCAAGCGCATTCGTCAGTG GTGACAAGTGTGAGTTACCATCCAAAGGACAACTGCATGATAACTGCCTCTGTTGACGGCACCATTCGTGTTTGGAAGACATGA